A single window of Ctenopharyngodon idella isolate HZGC_01 chromosome 24, HZGC01, whole genome shotgun sequence DNA harbors:
- the slc25a18 gene encoding mitochondrial glutamate carrier 1 yields the protein MAEKKVSLPAKLINGGVAGLVGVTCVFPIDLAKTRLQNQQGARVYSGMLDCLAKTIKMEGYFGMYRGAAVNLTLVTPEKAIKLAANDVFRQKLSKDGKLPLWGEILAGSGAGTCQVVVTTPMEMLKIQLQDAGRLAAQRTVTASAPAAGPTPSLVASRVAQPGTNAPQPRASATRITLELLKTRGLRGLYKGAGATLMRDVPFSMIYFPLFANLNAVGRTEDRHSNPQERAPFLQSFVAGCTAGSVAAVAVTPLDVIKTRLQTLQKGEGEDSYRGIIDCTQRILKREGPTAFLKGATCRALVIAPLFGIAQGVYFLGIGEQVLGLLG from the exons CCTCCCTGCTAAGCTGATTAACGGGGGCGTGGCTGGACTGGTGGGCGTGACCTGCGTGTTTCCCATTGATCTCGCCAAGACCCGCCTACAAAACCAGCAGGGTGCTCGTGTTTATAGTGGAAT GCTGGACTGTTTGGCAAAGACGATCAAAATGGAGGGCTACTTTGGCATGTATCGAG GTGCAGCTGTGAATCTTAcattggtcactccagagaaaGCCATCAAACTGGCTGCTAATGATGTCTTTAGACAGAAGCTCTCCAAAGATGG AAAATTACCTCTGTGGGGGGAAATCCTTGCTGGCTCTGGGGCCGGAACCTGTCAGGTTGTAGTCACCACCCCCATGGAAATGCTAAAAATACAACTGCAGGATGCTGGCAGGTTGG CTGCTCAGCGGACTGTCACTGCCTCTGCCCCTGCTGCTGGTCCGACCCCCTCACTGGTTGCCTCTCGGGTGGCCCAGCCAGGCACCAACGCCCCTCAGCCTCGAGCCTCAGCGACCCGTATCACCCTGGAGCTACTCAAGACCCGAGGCCTCAGGGGTCTTTATAAGGGAGCAGGTGCTACACTAATGAG GGACGTTCCGTTCTCCATGATCTACTTCCCGCTGTTCGCCAACCTCAACGCTGTGGGCCGCACTGAAGATCGCCATAGCAACCCCCAGGAGCGGGCCCCCTTCCTGCAGTCTTTCGTGGCTGGCTGCACGGCCGGCTCAGTGGCGGCAGTAGCTGTCACTCCCCTGGACG TTATAAAGACCCGCTTACAGACCTTACAGAAGGGAGAGGGAGAAGACTCTTATAGAGGCATCATTGACTGCACACA ACGCATTTTAAAGCGAGAGGGACCAACCGCATTTCTCAAGGGAGCAACGTGTCGTGCTTTGGTCATCGCTCCGCTCTTCGGCATTGCTCAGGGTGTGTACTTCCTGGGCATCGGCGAGCAAGTGCTGGGCCTGCTGGGATAG
- the atp6v1e1a gene encoding V-type proton ATPase subunit E 1a, translating to MALSDAAVQKQIKHMMAFIEQEANEKAEEIDAKAEEEFNIEKGRLVQTQRLKIMEYYEKKEKQIEQQKKIQMSNLLNQARLKVLKARDDMIKDLLNDARLQLANIAKDPKQYPTLLEGLVLQGFYQLLEPKVIIRCRKEDVAMVQAAVQKNIPIYKEAVKCNIEVRIDENNFLSPDISGGVEVYNADGKIKVSNTLESRLDLLAQQMMPEIRVTLFGANPNRKFMD from the exons ATGGCGCTCAGCGATGCCGCGGTACAGAAACAG ATCAAACACATGATGGCCTTTATTGAGCAGGAAGCCAATGAGAAGGCAGAAGAAATTGATGCAAAG GCAGAAGAAGAGTTTAATATTGAAAAGGGACGACTGGTACAGACTCAAAGACTGAAGATAATGGAGTACTAtgagaagaaagagaaacagaTTGAACAgcagaagaaaat CCAGATGTCGAATTTGTTGAACCAGGCAAGACTGAAGGTGCTCAAAGCCCGCGATGACATGATTAAG GATCTCCTAAACGATGCACGGCTACAGTTGGCCAACATTGCCAAAGACCCAAAACAGTACCCAACACTGCTGGAGGGGCTGGTGTTACAG GGATTTTATCAGCTGCTGGAGCCCAAGGTTATAATCCGGTGCAGAAAGGAAGATGTAGCGATGGTTCAG GCAGCCGTTCAGAAAAACATCCCCATCTACAAAGAGGCTGTAAAGTGTAATATTGAGGTGCGCATCGACGAAAACAACTTCCTGTCCCCTGACAT TTCAGGAGGTGTTGAAGTCTATAACGCTGATGGAAAGATCAAGGTGTCCAACACACTGGAAAGCAGACTAGATCTTCTAGCCCAACAG ATGATGCCTGAAATCAGAGTCACTCTGTTTGGTGCCAACCCAAACCGCAAGTTTATGGATTAA